The segment AGGACAGCGGAATTGGTATCTCGGAAGAAGCGCTCGCAAAGCTGTTTCAGCCCTTTATCCAGGCGGACGTCTCCACCTCACGTCGATTCGGAGGCACCGGCCTTGGACTCGCCATCAGCAAGCAGCTCGTGGAAATGATGGGCGGGCGAATTGGGGCAAAGAGCATCGAAGGCCAGGGTTCCGTTTTCTGGTTCACCGCCCTGCTTGAGAAAGGCGCCAAGAGTTTTGGGACGCCGAGCGCCGCGCCGTTTGATGTTGGCCCTGGCGCGGAACTCATGCTCGCGGTCCGGCACGAGCGTGCACGGCACGCGATCACCACCTACCTGCCAGCAGGCGTGCGATCGGATGCGTCGCTTGACGGGGTCGAAGTCCTCGCGAAGCTCGCTACTGCCCAGAATGCGGGACGTCCCTACCGGTTTCTTTTCGTCGACGAGCACATTGCCACCAGCAGCGACGTTTCAACAGAGGCGGCCCGACTGCTCGCCCCGAACGGTGGCGTGATCCTGGTCGCGCCGCTCCACCACGGCCTCTCGAATGCGGAGATCTCGAAGCTGGCCGTTGGGGCGGTGCTGACGAGGCCGATCTCCGCTGATGGCATCTGGCGCGCGATGCGGACATGTGCTGCGGGGAAGGGCTCCGGTGTGGTCAGGAACCTCGTGCAGCAGATCGTGCCCATCCCGGAACTGACCGGACTGCGTTTGTTGGTTGCCGAAGACAACCCCGTCAACCAGAGGCTCATTCGCGTGCAGCTGCAAAAGATGGGGATCAACGCGGACATTGCCAAAGACGGCGTCGATGCGCTCGCCGCGCTCTCGAAGGGCAGGTACGACGTGGTCTTGATGGACTGCAGCATGCCAGAGATGGATGGCTTTGAGACGACGCGCAAAATCCGCTCGCTGGAACCGCTCGCACATGTCGAGATCATTGCGATGACCGCCAATGCGATGCAGGGGGATCGAGAGAAGTGCCTTGAGGCGGGAATGAGTGATTACCTCACGAAACCGACCCGCGTGCCAGAGTTGCAGGCCGCGCTGCTACGCGCAAAGGAACGGATTCACTCGAGGGCGTGAACTAGCTTCCCCGCATTACCCCGGGGCTTCACGCAACGCTTCGCGGAGTTCGGATGTCGGCTCCGTGCGAAGCTCACTTCGGCCGTGCGTGAAGCCCACGACGGGGTCGAAGAAGATGGCCCCTGACGACGCTTCGAGCCCAGCCCTATGCCCCCGCGTTCCCAAGCCTTCCTTGGAGGTCCGTGTCGGTCATCCCGGAAACCCGCAGGACCTTCAAGCGACTCTTGTCACCGCGAACGAGGGTGATGTCCCGCCGGTGCACCTGGAGCAGGTCGGCCAGAAAGCCGCACAGTTCCTCGTTTGCACGCCCTTCAAGGGCGGGTGCGTGTATTCGAATCTTAACTACATTGCCCGCCCTTCCGGCGAGTTCGTTGCGCGGTGCGTTGGGCAGCACCTTGACCTCGAGGGTGGCGTAACTCGCTGGCATGGCATCACCCCAGGGCTTCGCGCAACGCTTCGCAGAGCTCGGATGTCGGCTCCGTGCCAACGGAGAGTCGAATCAATTCGGGATTGAGCCCAAAGCTCTCCAGTTGGCTGCGACCGTCGTTGGTTGTGACCAGGTCATAGTGGGCGAGGTACATGAAGGGGCATGCGAGCGAGGTGTGCATGCCGAAACTGGGGCCCTTGGCGATCTTCAGCCGGTCGTAAACACGTGCAAGATCCGTCCGGAGCGTGAAAGTGACCATGCTTCCCACGGCCTGCTCCGATCGGGAGAGCGCAACGTAGTTGCTCCGCGAACTGGGGTGGTGGGCCCAGAAGACTTCGTCGACAGCAGGGTGGGTGCTCAGCGTTTCCACTATGGCGGGGGTGCTCGCGTTGATTGTCCGCACCACCTCCTCAACTTGCGGTGCCTGGGCTGCGAGTCGTGCCAGGTCCCGTGGGTAAAGCGGTTCCACGCGACGCTTGAGTTCATCGCGAAGGCGTGGCGCGAAGGGGCTGTCCGGATTGACCACGAGTGCACCCGCGATCACATCGCCCTCTGCGGCGAAGTACTTTGTGAGGCTCGTCACCAGCACATCGCAGTGGGGAAGGACCTGGAGATTGGCCACGCAGTTGATCGTGGGGTCTGCGATCAGGGCGGCACCCTCACGCCGACAGAGCTCCGCGACTGCCGGCAGGTTGCAGGTCTGAATGAGGGGATTGGTGGGGATTTCGGTGATCACTCCTGCGATCCGACCTGCGTGGGCGGAAAACAGAGCCCTGAGCCCGTCCAGGTCGAACACATTCCCGTGCATGACATAATCCCTGGAGGGCGTGCCGCAGAATTTCTGCAGAATGGCGATGGTGTCGAGGTATAGCCACCCGAGCTGGATCCACACCGTGCGTCCCTGCGATCGTTGCAGCGCGTCCACGGCTTTGAAGGCCGAATAGACCGCGTTCATGCCGCAGTTCGCCAGGAGGACTTCATCCGGAGAAGCAGCCCCGCTGAGCCGGGCGACCACGTTGCGGACGGACTCGCCGGCAGCGCTCGCGACGAGGGTTTCCCGGTCGGTCCTAGGCAGCACTCCTTCCCGCACCAGGTAGTCCTCCGCCTCACGCGACGAGAGAAACAGACCGGCATGCTGGAGAAACGTCTTTGCATGGCGGAATGCAGTGTCCTCGTTGGGCACGAACACCCCCGTTACGCCGCCGTGTGTGGCGATGCGTGCCGGATAGGGGGGCATCCAGGCAAGCAGTGCCTCGGCTGCGGCAGGTGAAGCGCAGGGCCAGAAATGGTCCTCCACTCCCAGTTGCCTCCGCACGTGCACGGCCACCTGCCGCAGAAAAGGGTGCTTCACGAAGCGCGGATAGCCGGAACTCATCCGGTCAATCACTGCCGGCCGTCTCTCTTCGTAACCGATCACATCATCGAGGGTCGGCAGGCTGCAGGAGACTGCGTGTGGGAGGTCGGGAATTCGTTCCCCGAGCGGGCGGTGACGGAGGACTGACATGAGGGGTGACCACGCTGGAGGCGGTCGAGACCGTTGACAAGGCGGAGCAGACGTTCGGTTTGAATTGAACTTGCGTCGGTCAGAATGAAACTGGGCGGATGAAATTGGTTTCGTGGAACGTCAACGGCCTTCGTGCCGTGCTTGGCAAGGGTTTCCTGGAGTTCGCTTCGGCCTCGAAAGCCGACGTCATCGGCTTGCAAGAGATCAAGTGCAGCCCCGGCGACGTCCAGCATGTCGCCTGGCCGACCGGTTACCAAGTCATCTACAACCCGGCACAGAAGAAGGGATATAGCGGCACGGCCGTGCTCACGCGGGTGAATCCCCTTTCGGTGACCTATGGTCTTGGTCGGGCCGGGATGAATGAGGAAGGCCGCGCGATCACGCTCGAGTTCGAATCGTATTTTGTGGTCAACGTCTATGTGCCCAATGCCCAGCCCGAGCTTGTGAGGTTGCCGTACCGCACCCTTTGGGACACCCAACTGCTTGGCTACCTAAAGGAGTTGGAGACCAAAAAGCCCGTCTTGCTGTGCGGCGACTTGAATGTGGCGCACGAGGAGATTGATCTCGCCCGCCCCAAGGAAAACGTGGGTAACCCGGGCTTCAGCGATCCCGAGCGCGATGGTTTCCGCGCCTACCTCAAGGCTGGCTTCGTCGACACCTTTCGGCAGTTTGAGCCCGGTCCCAACCATTACTCATGGTGGACTTTCCGCGCCGGTGCGCGCGAACGGAACGTGGGCTGGCGGATCGATTATTTTCTTTCGAGCCAGTCCGTTCGAAGTCGACTCCGGCGGGCGTGGATCGACTGCAAGGTTTTTGGGAGCGATCACTGCCCTGTCGGTCTGGAAATCACCTGACCTCATTTCGCTTGAGCGGAGTGTGAGCGTCCCAAGGATGGGGTTTCTCACGCAAGTCCAGTAACCTAATGATTTTTACCACACCTTGGTTCGTGGTCTTCGCCACGATTTCAGTCGCGCTTTTTTGGCTGGTGCCAAAAGGGCAAATCCGACTGCTGTACCTCGCAACCATGTGCGCCGTGTTTCACACGCACTTCGCCGGCCCGGCGGGTGTCGCGCCGATTGTGGTGATGATATTGGCGACCTATGGCGCGGCGATGACCCGAAAGGAAGGGCTCATCGTCGGGGCGATGATCTTCAATGTACTGGCGCTTGTTTTCTACAAGTATGTGAACTTCGTCCTTGGGGCGGGAGTGGCCCCCTGGTTTCCCGAGCTGGCCAAGCTCCTTGATGGCAAAGTTGAGGCTGTGATGCCTGGGGCTCCCCCGCTTGCGATCAGCTTTTTCACGTTCGAGTTTGTTCATTACCTGTTTGAGGTGAAGCGAGGGGGAGAGCCGGTACGTAACCCGATAAAATTCCTTCTGTTCGCCATATTCTTCCCTTCGCTGGTCGCGGGTCCGATCAAACGCTATACCCAGTTCATTCCTGAAGTGGAGGAGGCGGCTCGGCGGATGCCCAAGTGGGAGGATTTTTCGGAAGGGTTTCGGCGCATCGGCCTGGGCGTGGCCAAGAAAGTGCTGGTCGCGGATCAGCTGACCTACTGGATTGATCAGGTGCACCCGGCGCTCGAGCAGGAGGGCCTGATGACTCGTTGGGCCTTTCTCGTCGCGGTTGGGATTCGCATCCTGTTCGATTTTTCCGGGTACACGGACATTGCGATTGGGTGTTCGCGTCTTATTGGCGTTCGTTTGCCGGAGAATTTCAACTGGCCTTATCTTGCGACGAATATCCAGGAGTTTTGGCAGCGGTGGCATATCTCGCTCAGTTCCTGGATACGGGATTATATTTACATCCCGCTCGGTGGGAATCGCGTGAGTTGGATGCGCCGGGTGATGAATGGTGTCGTTGCCTTTGCTCTGTGCGGACTTTGGCACGGGCCTGCGTGGAATTTCGTGGCATGGGGACTCTATCACGGCCTGGGCCTCGCTGTCTGTCTCGTTTATCCGCGGATACCAGGGTTGGCCAAGGGAGCCGAGTGGCTCTTCACCAAGGAACCATTGGTAAAGCTTTTTCTCACGCAGCTCTTTGTCTTCCTAGGCTGGCTTCTCTTTTTCTATCCGATTCCGGAGGCGTTGCGCCTCGCAAAGCTTCTTTTCGGCCTTTCATGAGTACTCCCGCACCCGCAAATTCACCTTCGTCGTTTTTCAATTGGCTGCCGTTGTGGGTCCTTGCTGGGTTTGCTGTGGGCGTGGCGTGCCTCGTCCTTTTGGCACGGTACTATCGCCATGAATCCTTCCACGAGAACTACGTTCGCTACCACCCGTTTGCTTCGCCGGAGAGCCTCTACCTCCCTACGCTCGATGAAATGTGCGGCATCGCACGCGGACGTTATCGACAAGGGCAGATACTGGTTCTGGTCGGCGGAAACTCCATTTTCCACGGTGTGGGCCAGCCAGTCGACAAGATCTGGACGCGGCGTCTGCAGGACGAGCTTGGCGACAGCTATTGTGTCATCAATTTCGCCCTGCGAGGCGGACCCATCTCCTCGGGTGCAGCCATCGTCAGTGAAGTGTTGCGCGACGAAATCCCCAGACAAATCTTCGTGGCGAACACCGCACCCCTGATTCCTGCGAATCCGATCGGCGAGAAGGCGTACGAATATCTGACCCAATCGGCTTGGGATCGAGGTCTTCTGGAGGAGATTGAGGAGCGCGAAACGATTTTCCGCGCCGCTTGGCCCAACCATCGTCTCTCAGTTGCACACGCTTACAACCTCGCGGACGGCGCGCTGGGTTTCCGCACCCTGGGCAATGCGCTTACTTGGCGCGTGATTTCGACCTACCCCTACTCGATGGAGCCGCTGTTTCCAAACTGGATGACTCCCCGCGGCAGTATTCCGGACAGGGAGCCCGATAGCGACAGGGAACCTCTTGCAAAGCGGTACCGTCCCGAGGCCTTTGATATTGAAATGCAGATTACAAGGGGCTTCTCAGAACTTGCCATGGAGCGGGGCCCGGATGGTCGCTGGCGTGAGGCGGAGGGGCGAAAGGCCGAGTTTTCCCGCTACCTTAGGAGTTTGCGACCAGACGATCTCAAGAAGAAGACCCTCATCGTGACGAGTTCCAACAGCCCCTATTACCTGTCGCGCCTCACGCCTGAGGAGCAGGAACGAGACCGGGCCGCATTGGAGGCCTCTGCCGCCGCTTGGGAGCGAGAGGGGTACTATGGCATGCATTACGGCGCGGGGTTCACCGAGACCGACTTTGTTGACCGCACCCACCTCACAGCGACCGGTGGCGCAAAACTGGCGAAACAGGTTGCGGCCAAGATTCGCGCGATCGCAAAGGAGCAAAACTATGAATGACCCGCTCGCCTTCCTCGGGCCGCGAATAAGACGGCATCTTCAGCATCCCGTCGTGGCACGGGCGCTTTCATTTGTCACCGGTATGCTGGCCGCCGCGCTGCTTTTCTACTTTATCTACCGAGTAGAAGTCCCGAGCAGGCCGTTCATCTATGTCGCGTTCTAGGGCGATCCTGTAACAGTTTTTTCAATACGGGCCGCGCCTTTCGCGCAAGGATTGGGTTCGCGTAGGCGACCCAGCTGACGGGCGCTGTCGTGTCGAGGGGGCAGCGCAACGGCCGACCGAGTCCGTCATCAATCACGCCGCCTGCTTCTTCGATTAAAAGGGCGGTGCAGATATCATAGGGATGGCAGACCAGCGCGTTATCGAGTCTGAGGGCCTTAAAGGCGAAGGGGCGGACATCGGCTACCATTCGGTCGTGTCCGGCGAGAATCTCGTGAAGCTGGCCCCCCGTGGAGATGTATTGGTCGTTGAAGACTATCGGCGCGCCGACTTTACCGCGCTTGCCATGGAGTTCGGCCCAGAAACGCTCCTCCAGATCGGCAAGCCAGGTTAGTCCTGCCGGGAAGAAGCGTGCGAATGACGCGAAGCCGTGATCAAAATGACTGGCGGTGGAGAGCCTGGAAACGAGAGCTCGCTTTTGGCCGCTGGCCAGGTTGATCCGTGAAGCACGAAGTCCCCGACCGCGAACCGCGCTGTACTGGTCGGCGGATCCCTGTTTGCTGGTCGGAAGTTCCGTCATCGCCGCCACCACAATGTGACCGAGGTGCGTTGCGACTCGTTTGTCGGGCGCCAGTGCGGAAAGGATCCAGGCAGGCCGCTTGTCGTACATCAAGCCGCGGGTGCCATCGATGGGATCGAGGATGCAAACCCAGTCGGTATGGGCGGGCGAGGTGCCTCGCGGGAACGTCAACGGCTCATCGTCTTCTATGCCTTCCATGACAAGCCGAACTGGCCAGGACGCCGGCCAATTGCGGTCGAACCATTCCGCGATTGCCGACTCACTGAGCCGATCTATCTGGTAGATCGTGTCCGCCGCCGTGATACCGGCGATCCGGGAGAACTGCTTTGCGTGCGACCGGCGGGCGTCTCGGAGCCTCTGCTGAATATGGACCTGGAGTTCGCAAAGAAGTCGGCGCGCGTGTTCGAGATTCATAGGCGGTCAGAGAGGATGGGAGGGTGAGAGGAGCAGAGGAAGAGCAGAAGTGGGAGGAGCGCGGGTGAGTGCGTCGGGGGCCTGCAGAAGGTGCCAGTGGAAAGCGTGTGAAGGCGGGCCACTCAACGTTCGGTCAGGGGCGCCTGCTCTGTCACCTCCTTTTCTTGCCCAATAGCCGGGATCTCTCCTTCATATCCCCGACCACCCCCTATGACCACCCCACCGCCCGTCCCTGACGACGTGGTGCACAGCGAAAGCTTTCTGCGCACCCTCATGCGCCGGCAATTGAAGCTTTCGATCGCGTGCGCCGCATCTTTCCTTGTTGTTCTGTTTGGCCTGCCTCTCGCGAATTATTGCCTTCCCGAGTTGATGGCGACCCGAGTTGCCGGCTTCACCCTGACCTGGCTCCTGCTTGGCGTTCTTTTCTTTCCCGCAGTTTGGGTGATCTCATGGACGTTTATCCGGCGGTCAATTCGGCTGGAGGAAGATGAGGTGCGCAGTGCGCAGCCGACCGGCAAAGGAGGCACGCCATGAACACCTTCTTAGCGACAGTCTTTGCGGCTCTTACCGTGGATCCCTGGATCTTTGGTTTCTCGGCGGTGACGGTGGCGGTGACCGTTTGGATGGGTTTTCGGTCGGCCAAAGCGTCCAAGACGGCCAGTGATTATTTTGTGGCGGGCCGCGCAGTATCCGTGGGTTGGAACGCGTCTGCCATCTCGGGTGAGTACCTGTCTGCGGCCTCGTTCATGGGTATTGCGGGCATGGTGATGGCGGCGGGTTATGACGCTTTGTGGTATCCGGTCTGTTATGCCTGCGGTTATCTGTTCCTCCTGCTGTTCATTGCCGGGCCGCTTCGCCGCTTTGGAGCCTACACCATTCCTGATTTCGCAGAAGGCCGCTTTGATTCGCCTCTTTTCCGCAAGATCGCGGTGTGTTTCGTCCTCTTCATCGGCTTCTTCTATACCATGCCACAGATGAAGGGTGCGGGTGTGACATTGGCCTACATCTTCCCCGGTCTTCCGTATTGGGCAGGCGTGGTCCTGGTGGGGGCCGTGATCACGCTGAATGTCGCCCTTGGCGGAATGAAGGGCATCACGCTCGTGCAGGCGTTTCAGTACTGGGCGAAGATGTTTGCGATCAGCGTGCCGATTTTCGTGCTGATGCTGGTTTTCGGGCCCTACTGGAAACACCTGGAAGCGAACCAGGCTCCTGGCGAGGTGCCCGCCGTGGAACGGCAAGTGGAGGTGGAGCGGAGACCCCTGGTGGAGAAAGCGCCCAAGGACGAGGTATGGATCGCGCCCTTCGGTCCACTCACAACGAAGGCGGCAAAGGCTGCAGGCATGACCGCCGAGGAATCGCGCCCCTATTCCCTTCTCTACACGTATTCACTGATCATCGCCCTCGTCTGTGGCACCGCGGGGCTGCCGCACATCCTCGTGCGTTTCTACACGAACCCGGATGGCATAGCCGCCAAGAAGACCACGATGTGGGTGATGATTCTCATAGGCATTTTTTATGTATTCCCGCCGGTTTTCGGCGTCCTGGGGCGTAACCTGATGCCGGAGCTCTACACCGGGCTGAGCGGCATCAAGGGGACCGACCAGGTGGTGCTGAAACTGCCCACCTTGCTCTCGGAGAAGTACGGCATCCTTGGTTCAATTCTTAGCGGCATCACTTGCGCGGGAGCTTTCGCGGCGTTTATGAGCACCTTCAGCGGACTCCTCGTATCGATGACCGGGGCATTGGCGCATGATGTCTATGGTCGGATGCTCAAGCCGACCGCCACACCCGAGGAACGCATGCGCATGTTCAAGTTCGCGGCCGTGTTGATTGGAGCGATCGCGATCGGACTTGGCACGCTGGTCGAACCGCTCGAGATCAACTTCATGGTTGGCCAGGCATTTGCCATCGCTGCCGCGAGCTACTTTCCACTCCTGTTCATGAGCGTCTGGTGGCGTGGCATGACCATGAAGGGCGCAGCGACGGGCATGCTTTCCGGCGGCCTGCTGGCTCTCACGGCAGCCACGTTGACTAATGCCAGCACGCTTGCGCTCGACAAGGGCCCCATGGGAAAGCTGTTTGCCCCCTTCGCGCCTCTAAACGATTTCTGGAAGGCGCATCCCCTCCTGCGAATTCTTTGTGAGCAGCCGGCAATCTGGACCGTGCCCCTTGCCATCACGTTGATGGTGGTGGTGTCCAAACTCACCTCATCCCAGGTGCCGGGAGACATCCGCATGAAGATGCTCGTTCTGCATGCGCCTGAAAAGCTCGGGTTGAAAAACGAGTACATCCAGGAGCATCACCATTAGGGAGCCGGGAAGGAGTAGCGAGTAGGCAGGAGCCGGTAGCCAGGAGCCAGGAGCCAGTAGCCGGTAGCCAGGTGTGGTGAGTGGACTTGGCTCGCGGCTCACTCCATGCGAAGTGTGAGGTGTGGTGAGTGGTGAGCGGTTGGCGCTCGTCACTCACCACGGCTCGTTCTTGAACTGTGTTGAGGCCTGATCCGCTACCACTCGTCACACCTGACTACTGGCTCCTGGCTACTGGCTACTCGCTACTGGCTACTGGCTACTTCACCGCAATCTCGTCGCTGATCACCGCTCCGCCCGGTCCACTGACGACCACGCGGAACCGCCCTCCTTCTCCGGATTGCAGACGCAGAACCGGGCGGTTTCCTCCGGCGACCGGGACGTCCGTCTTGTACCACTGGTACTCCAAAGGACCCGTACCTTCCGCGGAGACGGTGAGCGTGCGAATTCCCACGCCAGGTGCGTCGGGTCCGACTTCAGCGACCAGAATGCGCGGCGTTGAAGCGCCCTTCACGCCACCTGGGACGTAGCCTGGCGCGACGGCGGTAGGCTCGCTGGAGGCGGAAGCGGTTCGACCTCTCAAGTCATTGAAGCGGGCGTGGAACGTCACCTTGTCGTCCGCCGCCCAGTCTGCGGGTGTGCGCCAATACACGCGGTACGGTGGGGTGTCGTCCACTCCAAGCAGTTCCGTCTGCCCGGGACGTGAGGCGCGGGTGGCGGTGAAGGTCACCTCACCCAGCCCGTCGGCTCCCTTGATCCTGGCTTCGATCGGCTGGCGGTCGGGGAACTTGTGGAAGTCGGTCTCACGGACGCCGATCACAAGCGCACCCGACTGAACCGGTGCTGAAATGGCGACGGAGAGCGGCTCCGTGCCTGACGGCAGAATTGTATCCGCACGATAGATACACCAGGTCAGTGGCGGCAGCGTTAAGGAAAGGCGACCCTTGGCATCGGCTGAAAGCGTGCCCGTGTCGGGGATGCCGCCGAGCGAATGATCGATTCCTGCGAGAATCGGGCTGAACGGGGTGCCTGCCGGGGAACTTGTCGGCACCTGGACAGCATGTGAGGCCGCGGTGTCGTTGTTGAAGACGGCGACATATTCGCGCTTCTCATTGCGCTCGATGCGTGAGAACGCGAGCACGGCATCGATGCCGCAATCGCGCGGCACGGTGGTCCCGGACCGCAATGCCGGGTGGTCCCGACGCACCTTGGCGAGGTTGCCGATCAGGCGGTAGAGCGGGTGGCTCGTGTCGAACTTGTCGTCCGAGCCCCTGCGTGACGATCCGACCAACGTGGCCTCACGGTATCCCGGCGCACGGGAGGCGAACATGGTCTCGCGGGACATGACATCGTTGCCCAGGAGGTTCATGCCCTGTTCATCGCCGTAATAG is part of the Opitutaceae bacterium genome and harbors:
- a CDS encoding DUF167 domain-containing protein, which translates into the protein MPASYATLEVKVLPNAPRNELAGRAGNVVKIRIHAPALEGRANEELCGFLADLLQVHRRDITLVRGDKSRLKVLRVSGMTDTDLQGRLGNAGA
- a CDS encoding DUF485 domain-containing protein, translated to MTTPPPVPDDVVHSESFLRTLMRRQLKLSIACAASFLVVLFGLPLANYCLPELMATRVAGFTLTWLLLGVLFFPAVWVISWTFIRRSIRLEEDEVRSAQPTGKGGTP
- a CDS encoding exodeoxyribonuclease III — translated: MKLVSWNVNGLRAVLGKGFLEFASASKADVIGLQEIKCSPGDVQHVAWPTGYQVIYNPAQKKGYSGTAVLTRVNPLSVTYGLGRAGMNEEGRAITLEFESYFVVNVYVPNAQPELVRLPYRTLWDTQLLGYLKELETKKPVLLCGDLNVAHEEIDLARPKENVGNPGFSDPERDGFRAYLKAGFVDTFRQFEPGPNHYSWWTFRAGARERNVGWRIDYFLSSQSVRSRLRRAWIDCKVFGSDHCPVGLEIT
- a CDS encoding PLP-dependent transferase encodes the protein MSVLRHRPLGERIPDLPHAVSCSLPTLDDVIGYEERRPAVIDRMSSGYPRFVKHPFLRQVAVHVRRQLGVEDHFWPCASPAAAEALLAWMPPYPARIATHGGVTGVFVPNEDTAFRHAKTFLQHAGLFLSSREAEDYLVREGVLPRTDRETLVASAAGESVRNVVARLSGAASPDEVLLANCGMNAVYSAFKAVDALQRSQGRTVWIQLGWLYLDTIAILQKFCGTPSRDYVMHGNVFDLDGLRALFSAHAGRIAGVITEIPTNPLIQTCNLPAVAELCRREGAALIADPTINCVANLQVLPHCDVLVTSLTKYFAAEGDVIAGALVVNPDSPFAPRLRDELKRRVEPLYPRDLARLAAQAPQVEEVVRTINASTPAIVETLSTHPAVDEVFWAHHPSSRSNYVALSRSEQAVGSMVTFTLRTDLARVYDRLKIAKGPSFGMHTSLACPFMYLAHYDLVTTNDGRSQLESFGLNPELIRLSVGTEPTSELCEALREALG
- a CDS encoding MBOAT family O-acyltransferase: MIFTTPWFVVFATISVALFWLVPKGQIRLLYLATMCAVFHTHFAGPAGVAPIVVMILATYGAAMTRKEGLIVGAMIFNVLALVFYKYVNFVLGAGVAPWFPELAKLLDGKVEAVMPGAPPLAISFFTFEFVHYLFEVKRGGEPVRNPIKFLLFAIFFPSLVAGPIKRYTQFIPEVEEAARRMPKWEDFSEGFRRIGLGVAKKVLVADQLTYWIDQVHPALEQEGLMTRWAFLVAVGIRILFDFSGYTDIAIGCSRLIGVRLPENFNWPYLATNIQEFWQRWHISLSSWIRDYIYIPLGGNRVSWMRRVMNGVVAFALCGLWHGPAWNFVAWGLYHGLGLAVCLVYPRIPGLAKGAEWLFTKEPLVKLFLTQLFVFLGWLLFFYPIPEALRLAKLLFGLS
- a CDS encoding cation acetate symporter, encoding MNTFLATVFAALTVDPWIFGFSAVTVAVTVWMGFRSAKASKTASDYFVAGRAVSVGWNASAISGEYLSAASFMGIAGMVMAAGYDALWYPVCYACGYLFLLLFIAGPLRRFGAYTIPDFAEGRFDSPLFRKIAVCFVLFIGFFYTMPQMKGAGVTLAYIFPGLPYWAGVVLVGAVITLNVALGGMKGITLVQAFQYWAKMFAISVPIFVLMLVFGPYWKHLEANQAPGEVPAVERQVEVERRPLVEKAPKDEVWIAPFGPLTTKAAKAAGMTAEESRPYSLLYTYSLIIALVCGTAGLPHILVRFYTNPDGIAAKKTTMWVMILIGIFYVFPPVFGVLGRNLMPELYTGLSGIKGTDQVVLKLPTLLSEKYGILGSILSGITCAGAFAAFMSTFSGLLVSMTGALAHDVYGRMLKPTATPEERMRMFKFAAVLIGAIAIGLGTLVEPLEINFMVGQAFAIAAASYFPLLFMSVWWRGMTMKGAATGMLSGGLLALTAATLTNASTLALDKGPMGKLFAPFAPLNDFWKAHPLLRILCEQPAIWTVPLAITLMVVVSKLTSSQVPGDIRMKMLVLHAPEKLGLKNEYIQEHHH
- a CDS encoding inositol monophosphatase; the encoded protein is MNLEHARRLLCELQVHIQQRLRDARRSHAKQFSRIAGITAADTIYQIDRLSESAIAEWFDRNWPASWPVRLVMEGIEDDEPLTFPRGTSPAHTDWVCILDPIDGTRGLMYDKRPAWILSALAPDKRVATHLGHIVVAAMTELPTSKQGSADQYSAVRGRGLRASRINLASGQKRALVSRLSTASHFDHGFASFARFFPAGLTWLADLEERFWAELHGKRGKVGAPIVFNDQYISTGGQLHEILAGHDRMVADVRPFAFKALRLDNALVCHPYDICTALLIEEAGGVIDDGLGRPLRCPLDTTAPVSWVAYANPILARKARPVLKKLLQDRPRTRHR